The Ascochyta rabiei chromosome 5, complete sequence genome has a segment encoding these proteins:
- a CDS encoding Secondary metabolism regulator lae1 gives MVTMASNGLPVPAHNSNYLENGRYYHGYRRGMYQYPCDEPEKDRMDIYHKLFSVARRDLLHQAPVPHSGETRILDLGTGTGIWAIDMADKFLNAEVLGLDLVNIQPERIPPNLRFRVPRDYESPWSLGEDSWDLIHLRMACGSVTSWPELYQKVFSHLKPGSGWIEHVEIDMQPRCDDGTLDPKGKLVQWYGYLADATWRVSRPIAYDHRTRHNLQAAGFIDIQETVIRVPYNSWPNDPHQKDIGRWYNLGITEGLDALSFAPLTRVYQWDLNAHVKPLLEGVRKEICNRKIHAYNNIHIWTARRPQQ, from the exons ATGGTCACAATGGCTTCGAATGG ACTGCCCGTGCCCGCTCACAACAGCAACTACCTCGAAAACGGCCGCTACTACCACGGCTACCGGAGAGGCATGTACCAATATCCGTGTGACGAG CCCGAAAAAGACCGCATGGACATCTACCACAAGCTCTTCTCCGTAGCCCGCCGCGACCTGCTGCACCAAGCCCCTGTCCCACACAGCGGGGAAACCCGCATTCTTGACCTGGGAACCGGCACCGGCATCTGGGCGATCGACATGGCCGA CAAATTCCTGAACGCAGAG GTCTTGGGCTTGGATCTCGTCAACATCCAGCCGGAAAG AATCCCCCCCAACTTGCGTTTCCGTGTACCACGCGACTACGAGAGTCCGTGGTCGCTAGGCGAGGACTCGTGGGATCTGATCCACCTACGAATGGCCTGCGGTAGCGTCACAAGCTGGCCAGAGCTGTACCAAAAAGTCTTCTC ACATCTCAAGCCAGGCAGTGGTTGGATAGAGCACGTTGAGATCGACATGCAGCCGCGCTGCGACGATGGCACACTCGACCCCAAAGGGAAGCTCGTCCAGTGGTACGGCTACCTCGCAGACGCTACATGGCGAGTCTCACGCCCCATTGCCTACGACCATCGGACCCGCCACAACCTGCAAGCTGCCGGCTTCATCGACATTCAGGAAACCGTCATCCGCGTTCCCTACAACTCATGGCCCAATGATCCCCACCAAAAGGACATTGGCAGGTGGTACAACCTAGGCATCACCGAGGGGCTCGACGCACTGTCCTTTGCTCCGCTCACAAGAGTCTACCAGTGGGATCTCAACGCCCACGTCAAACCGCTCCTCGAGGGCGTCCGCAAGGAGATCTGTAATCGCAAAATTCATGCGTACAACAACAT ACACATTTGGACCGCCCGCCGACCGCAGCAGTAG